Proteins encoded in a region of the Manduca sexta isolate Smith_Timp_Sample1 chromosome 1, JHU_Msex_v1.0, whole genome shotgun sequence genome:
- the LOC119191667 gene encoding uncharacterized protein LOC119191667 gives MFMQVGLREEDRDALRYLWRGNRRDSRPPEVYRMKVLIFGASCSPATAIYVMNRNAERHRHTHPEAVEAIKKKHYMDDYLDSYEDEHRAITIATQVRNIHREAHFELRKWTSNSPAVLKALGESPNATEAVEIERTERVLGLIWRPQEDRLAFNLDLARLVSPITVRAKQLLQEVWRRGTDWDDPIDDELSAAWVNWLTHLKQLSGVTVPRCYPGYSRARKLQLHVFTDASESAYATALYWRAEDDDGRVTVTLLAAKARVAPLKLTSIPRLELQAAVLGARMAASVTQEHSRQPESTTYWTDSKTTLCWIRTGARSYKPYVAHRIAAIEEHTQANQWRWVPTRYNVADDATRDVPDNFTREHRWFNGPEFLRDPPELWPAEETQLSTDTGEERVNTITERREKQYKEVLPDVNRFSNWNRYVRAAARVLQAVQHFKRRVNTVHYKRTKAAASENPDWRRNEAAKNAAKRVVQAPEERFVTLPAELQEEAERIIIKASQEAAFEEELRSLEKENPCQKKAGCVESVVNYCRQYKWVIRLRPTVKAVVRSCVKCRQRAATPPQPITGDLPPCRLAHHHRPFTYTGLDYFGPLTVTVGRSSQKRYVALFTCLTVRAVHLEVVHSLSTQGAIMALRRMTARRGSPAEIWSDNGTNFHGAEKELRNTLLAGAEQEASRRAIRWRFIPPGAPFMGGAWERLVRSVKTALTTVLHEQRPHEETLSTLLAEVEFTVNSRPLTHVSVNPEDPEALTPNHFLLGCQGPLAAPNFPAEHGYGTHADLRASQQLADAFGPAGYESTFPSSATGGSPAARDQSYTSATSCASWTGRSHETLGCVAASVLRIRDLTA, from the exons ATGTTCATGCAGGTGGGACTACGCGAGGAAGATCGCGACGCACTGCGCTACCTCTGGCGGGGAAACCGCCGAGATAGCCGGCCGCCAGAGGTGTACCGAATGAAGGTATTAATCTTTGGCGCATCGTGCTCTCCTGCGACGGCGATATACGTCATGAATCGCAACGCGGAGAGACACCGACACACGCATCCTGAGGCTGTCGAGGCGATCAAGAAGAAACACTACATGGACGACTACCTCGACAGCTATGAAGATGAACACAGGGCGATAACAATCGCTACTCAGGTGCGTAACATACACAGAGAAGCTCACTTTGAATTAAGGAAGTGGACGAGTAACTCGCCCGCGGTGTTGAAGGCGCTCGGCGAATCGCCCAATGCAACCGAAGCGGTGGAAATAGAAAGGACTGAACGAGTCCTAGGCCTTATTTGGAGGCCGCAAGAAGACAGGTTGGCGTTCAACCTAGACTTGGCCC GGTTGGTGTCGCCGATAACTGTGCGGGCTAAACAGCTATTACAGGAGGTGTGGCGACGCGGCACCGATTGGGACGACCCGATCGACGACGAACTGTCCGCCGCCTGGGTGAACTGGCTCACCCATTTGAAGCAACTCAGCGGCGTAACAGTGCCGCGCTGCTATCCCGGCTACTCCCGAGCGAGAAAACTCCAACTCCACGTGTTCACCGACGCCAGCGAGTCAGCCTACGCGACCGCGCTCTACTGGCGCGCCGAGGACGACGACGGACGAGTCACAGTCACGTTACTGGCGGCCAAGGCAAGGGTAGCTCCACTCAAATTAACCTCCATACCACGGCTTGAACTACAGGCAGCTGTACTCGGCGCACGGATGGCTGCGAGTGTGACACAGGAGCACTCCAGGCAGCCAGAATCCACGACCTACTGGACCGACAGCAAGACAACACTGTGCTGGATCAGAACGGGAGCCAGGTCGTACAAGCCCTACGTAGCGCATCGAATCGCCGCGATAGAAGAACACACACAGGCGAATCAATGGAGATGGGTGCCTACACGCTACAACGTTGCCGACGACGCTACGCGCGACGTTCCCGACAACTTCACGCGGGAACACAGGTGGTTCAACGGACCAGAGTTCCTCCGCGACCCGCCCGAACTATGGCCTGCGGAGGAAACACAGCTGAGCACCGACACGGGTGAGGAAAGAGTGAACACTATTACAGAGCGTCGGGAGAAACAGTACAAGGAAGTCCTGCCCGACGTGAATCGATTCTCAAATTGGAATCGCTACGTTAGAGCTGCCGCCCGCGTACTACAAGCAGTACAACACTTCAAACGACGCGTCAACACGGTCCATTACAAGAGGACCAAGGCGGCCGCAAGCGAGAATCCGGATTGGAGGCGCAACGAAGCCGCGAAAAATGCGGCGAAACGAGTCGTACAAGCACCGGAGGAGCGATTCGTGACGCTACCAGCCGAGTTGCAAGAAGAGGCCGAGCGCATAATCATAAAGGCGAGTCAGGAGGCCGCCTTCGAGGAAGAACTACGCTCACTCGAAAAGGAAAACCCGTGTCAAAAGAAAGCAGGTT GCGTGGAGAGCGTCGTCAATTACTGTCGGCAGTACAAATGGGTCATTCGACTGCGCCCGACGGTCAAGGCGGTAGTCAGGAGCTGCGTCAAGTGCCGCCAGAGGGCGGCCACTCCACCGCAACCGATAACGGGAGACTTGCCTCCCTGCCGACTGGCGCATCATCACCGGCCGTTTACATACACCGGTTTGGACTATTTCGGCCCGCTCACAGTCACCGTGGGCCGGAGTAGTCAAAAAAGGTATGTCGCTCTCTTCACATGCCTAACAGTGCGGGCGGTGCATCTCGAAGTGGTGCACTCCCTGAGTACACAAGGAGCGATCATGGCTCTGCGGCGCATGACAGCGCGCCGCGGGAGCCCCGCCGAGATCTGGTCCGACAACGGGACAAACTTCCACGGCGCAGAAAAGGAGCTGCGCAACACCCTCCTCGCTGGCGCCGAACAAGAGGCGTCGCGGAGGGCGATTAGATGGCGTTTCATCCCTCCGGGCGCACCATTCATGGGTGGCGCCTGGGAACGGCTCGTGCGGTCGGTCAAGACCGCGCTGACGACGGTGCTTCACGAGCAGAGGCCACATGAAGAGACGCTGTCGACGCTACTCGCCGAGGTGGAGTTCACAGTCAACAGCCGCCCACTGACTCATGTGTCGGTGAACCCCGAAGATCCGGAGGCCCTGACGCCTAACCACTTTCTGTTGGGCTGTCAGGGCCCACTCGCCGCACCTAATTTTCCAGCCGAACACGGCTACGGCACACATGCCGACCTTCGAGCGTCGCAGCAGCTGGCCGACGCTTTCGGACCCGCTGGTTACGAGAGTACCTTCCCGAGCTCCGCAACCGGCGGGAGCCCCGCAGCAAGGGACCAGAGCTACACATCGGCGACGTCGTGCGCATCGTGGACGGGACGCTCCCACGAAACACTTGGGTGCGTGGCCGCATCTGTGCTACGCATCCGGGACCTGACGGCGTGA
- the LOC115449934 gene encoding transmembrane protein 26: MANIGKVLATIKAVITRLVFACHGIIAIWQVTVFKDSLEYWYLASPILLLIFEGLFTLTIKENQEWKWFCPSVFIYLGLVVPAIWLIELHKVDLRLQKKIINMTYIEVSMPRPLPRGNSWSVNLYAAKYATPTEILIPGATKIPTDMWVTLIEQFLMLTLIVGRWLLPKGDLTRDQLSQLLLVYIGTAADIIEFFDSFKDEKVASEKVLVLLTLAIWSWSLMQFTVVLTATKSRKSRGAANRSDMYVDICTNSRACCCTIEVCAIIMNIALQDAPFLAFRLLIICHYRIINYMNIFFTCKNTLVILLQIYRLYVLHLETVDEGNGGSVYRKRHKHRSKEKKERSRRHEHKSKRHKRRREVAETTVSVISDPRKHDRVDGGRIRAIILTNSDDIKELELTKLFNDQVSTENEKKKNKKKQKSETS; encoded by the exons ATGGCGAATATCGGCAAAGTTTTGGCTACAATCAAGGCAGTTATTACAAGATTGGTATTTGCCTGCCATGGCATCATCGCTATTTGGCAAGTAACGGTATTTAAAGACAGTTTAGAGTACTGGTACCTAGCATCGCCCATCCTGCTTTTGATATTTGAAGGTCTTTTCACATTGACCATAAAAGAAAACCAAGAATGGAAgtg gTTCTGCCCCTCAGTATTCATTTACCTAGGTCTCGTAGTCCCTGCAATATGGCTAATAGAACTACACAAGGTGGACCTCCGGCTGCAAAAGAAAATCATCAACATGACCTACATAGAAGTGAGTATGCCACGCCCTCTTCCTCGAGGCAATTCTTG gaGCGTCAACCTGTACGCCGCCAAGTATGCAACGCCG ACGGAAATCTTGATTCCTGGAGCAACGAAGATTCCCACGGATATGTGGGTGACACTCATAGAACAGTTCCTGATGCTCACCCTCATTGTCGGGAGATGGTTGTTACCTAAAGGAGACCTCACAAGGGACCAATTGAGTCAACTATTACTTGTATATATTG GCACTGCGGCGGATATCATAGAATTCTTCGACTCCTTCAAAGATGAGAAGGTGGCCTCGGAGAAGGTCCTCGTGCTCCTGACCCTGGCGATCTGGTCCTGGTCCCTGATGCAGTTCACAGTCGTCCTGACCGCTACCAAGTCCAGGAAGTCGCGTGGAGCAGCAAATAGGTCCGACATGTACGTGGATATCTGCAC GAACAGTCGAGCTTGCTGTTGTACTATCGAAGTGTGTgctattataatgaatatagcTCTTCAAGATGCCCCGTTTTTGGCTTTCCGTCTTCTAATTATTTGCCActatagaattattaattatatgaacaTATTTTTCACGTGCAAAAATACATTG GTAattcttttacaaatatatcgATTGTATGTATTACACTTGGAAACAGTTGATGAAGGAAACGGCGGCTCTGTGTATAGGAAGCGACACAAACATAGGTCTAAAGAGAAGAAAGAACGAAGCAGAAGaca CGAACACAAGTCCAAAAGGCACAAGAGACGGCGAGAAGTGGCCGAGACCACGGTCTCAGTGATCAGTGACCCTCGGAAACACGACCGAGTGGACGGAGGCAGAATTAG agccataatattaacaaattctGATGACATCAAGGAATTGGAATTGACTAAACTGTTCAATGATCAAGTTTCAACTGAAAAtgagaagaagaagaa caaaaagaaacagaaatcAGAGACCTCG